A window of Oncorhynchus kisutch isolate 150728-3 linkage group LG10, Okis_V2, whole genome shotgun sequence contains these coding sequences:
- the LOC109897378 gene encoding nucleosome-remodeling factor subunit BPTF isoform X1 produces the protein MRGKRGRPPKTLRMQEPSSEPERGLRPRRELRAKGRGSAEVDFESPKRGNNSSSRGRRKVGSSRGRGRGRGGGGRGTRGRRSIARSVVYDDHESDEDDDAVSLRSEEDELIEEETITDEEEEEEEALNEESDPLEEILEEDDASYCTESSFRSQSTHGSTPGRKRTRVHCPRSPIFEEKEIPPLELPRTSEDLLVPSEELLNVSSIYEVLRNFSTVLRLSPFRFEDFCAALVGQEQCTLMAETHTALLKAILREEDTSNTTFGPADLKDSVNSTLYFIDGMTWPEVVRAYCESDQEYHHVLPYQEVEDYPYGPLDSKIKVLQFLVDQFLTTNIAREELMSEGVVQYDDHCRVCHRLGDLLCCETCSAVYHLECVKPPLVEVPEDEWQCEICVAHKVPGVTDCVTEMQKSKPYIRQEPIGYDRHRRQYWFLNRRIIVEEDGEHDKKKIWYYSTKVQLGELIECLDKEYWENDLCAVLEEMREEVHTHMDITEDLTNKAAGNNKAFLTAANDEILERVQGRQERRAAEQAEKATTDTTKIEEETPTHCSQLPDHRGLQDPEYKEEASSQAAVAPPAGEENTTVHPPKPGSSTQDGTLPKHEPPKPAEVSCSAASESGEASMEPEQERPEDKPVDSESHGEEDPSAQCQPTPPPPHPGDENSNSSHVSAPGVLRRPEEPNLADRSSQSSITSQDDTGEGKESGNGEGSASGQTNNRIVTRLRNPDSKLSQQKTQGDGSPTPRDSKETSPPSSESEVALLGTVKKDLTVKGNLNNFFKLGQEGKFRVYHNQFSTNTLGLNKHQHREDHDKRRHLSHKFSLTPAGDFKWNGSIHGSKVLTISTLRLTIIQLETNVPAPFLHPNWASHRTNWIKAVQMCSKAREFALALAIMECAIKPVVMLPVWKDALGHTRLHRMTSMEREEKEKGKKREKKLEDEETMQQATWVKYTIPIKHQVWKQKGEEYRVTGYGGWSWVSKTHVHRFVPRLPGNTNVNYRKVLEAAKTGKENATSCPNKRKCLPKAPTSSETQAKEESTPITEEKDQEETSTMEPSGSTSPGEGQTLKEKEEKKITEKVEKKDDQVEEKTEDKMDVDPSPPDTCLSEEKGIVDSKCPSSLTDPSVKEEPGEEEATKQEDSEAKPPVRPFNWDVVNVSEGFQLRTAYKKKVKTSKLDGLLERRVKQFTLEEKQRLERLKQQSALAKHTVSKENVNTGTPTTIKASTADKLAVTPCTSLKAERQADSVVKDTIVKRLDFDQEQPVKSQPSGETDNLDVRLGSTCKPQAAGATGPNLNTTGLANHESSVQGNGGDALSQTELNGGSQKSIDVNNKINLTSVEPALGAAKPPRAEVMIAGENGRKHGYEETEQGNGQREIESKPHLVQVNGKAAVDTKAPVDSKMHSDLAKKVDTKVMLQTLEGEIKTLPVKEPVKSIMNGTLSQDGLKVNNTVLATSLVLEDVERKVVVSEPDYSVTSSMLGPPTGVPTVSNSAKSEPMEIGQTASNEITPFPIPTAEESSLSNNTTENSSSSTEVLKTITQVTTTTTTTMSTESRTVQIAKVSSSTKPAVTPAAESSAVSTLTTMTKTTVTRVCSPTLGAAVSEETKTVVTAMLTDAKSGPSGSSVTSMTVSKEYSTRDCVRLLKFSRSKKTRSGTALPSYRKFVTKSSKKSIFVLPNDDLKKLARRGGIREVPIFNYNAKPALDIWPYPSPRPTFGITWRYRLQTVKSLAGVSLMLRLLWACLRWDDMAVKPSPAVGTTRTESSETAITTTEIIKRRDVGPHGIRSEYCIRKIICPIGVTEAPKETPTPQRKGLRSSALRPKKPEPAKQTGPIILETWVAEEELEIWEIRAFSERVEREKAQAADQAKVSRTLKTAEEAKAQLEAQLKHQRLAAQQKRLEQQKPGATTSTPTSTPTTSASGTPASLTSQVTPGTKLVLATKLGTPVTFQQNKNFHQSFTSWVKQGQGSPASTCSRATVANSMVTTSGQTFQISASPVTMAGQVITAKLPIPANSKIVTVNMPTTQGGMVQVQQNVLGIIPSSTPGNQRTYSSFQNRNATINIRPNTSTSTTTQPAIATGVQIRPGMTVIRSPLQQGTTMGKTIIRTPLMMQQGILPASQQQVVTQIIRGQPVSTAVSSASPVQTSAGQRMLGAAPSPRPVTPAPGQSPSPSTPQGGRPQQGQVKLTLAQLTQLTQGAQGGNQGLTVVIQGQGQTTGQLQVIPQGVTVIPGPGQQLMQAAMPNGQVQRFLFTPGATAPVPNPTTTASAAVTPVTATTTTPSGPALSQLPVQTPVTSQAPAPPVQPPQQAIARVQPPQQAIARVQPPQQAIARVQPPQQAIARVQPPQQAIARVQPPQQASARVQPPQQAIACVQPPQQAIACVQPPQQAIARVEPPQQAIARVEPPQQAIARVEPPQQTIAPVQPPQQAIAPVQPPQQAITPVQPPALVPAPPPVSTYQTQPPQAQVHIPLQSPTALPIQQIAQIPTSPQPVHMKTLSVSPSVTQATVRPIQAHAQLQPQVTAQIRPQQQLQLHHQPQLITVPGLQQQVQVLGTIQTHVAAQLQAQQGGALPQQIKLQLPIQIQQAGGQVQAHQIQNVVTIQTASMQDHLQRIQQLREQQQKKKQQEAKREQSLQASSPSDIIQKQVVMKQNAVIENLKQRKTMTPAEREENQRIIVCNQVMKFILDKIDKDEKQAAKKRKKEESVEQKRSKQNATKLSALLFKHKEQLKAEILKKRALLDKELQLEVQEELRRDISRLRKEKEKAQAAASQAAAAAAQVASSLSPTMASPSSAHKRKRDDERDTSSAKPKKKKMISTTSKDHKKEVKLYCVCKTPYDEAKFYIGCDLCSNWFHGACVGITEKEAKKMDDYVCNGCKQGQDSQDSEGTTEELYCICRTPYDETQFYIGCDRCQNWYHGRCVGILQSEATHIDEYVCPQCQSTEDAMTVLTPLTDKDYEGLRRILRSLQAHKMAWPFLEPVDPNDAPDYYGVIKEPMDLSTMEDKLQKRYYNKLTEFVADMTKVFDNCRYYNPNDSPFFQCAEVLESFFVQKLKGFKASRSHNNKLQTSTS, from the exons ATGAGGGGGAAAAGAGGCAGGCCGCCCAAAACCCTGCGGATGCAGGAGCCTTCATCCGAGCCGGAGCGTGGCTTGAGACCCAGGAGGGAGTTGAGGGCAAAGGGGAGAGGTAGTGCCGAGGTTGATTTTGAGAGTCCCAAGAGGGGAAATAACTCTTCATCGAGGGGCAGGAGGAAAGTGGGATCATCTCGCGGTAGGGGAAGAGGCAGAGGTGGTGGTGGCAGAGGTACTAGGGGCAGACGGTCAATCGCTAGATCTGTGGTTTATGATGATCATGAAAGTGATGAAGACGATGATGCTGTGAGTTTGAGATCTGAGGAGGACGAGTTGATAGAGGAAGAGACGATAACAgacgaggaagaagaggaagaagaggcccTCAACGAGGAGTCAGACCCGCTTGAGGAAATACTCGAGGAGGATGATGCCAGCTACTGTACTGAAAGCAGCTTTCGGAGTCAGAGCACTCATGGCAGCACTCCGG GGCGAAAGAGGACGCGGGTGCACTGCCCTCGCTCGCCCatctttgaggaaaaggagatCCCTCCTCTGGAGCTGCCCAGAACCTCTGAGGACCTCCTGGTGCCCAGTGAGGAACTGCTCAACGTGTCCTCCATCTACGAGGTCCTGCGCAACTTCAGCACAGTGCTGCGGCTCTCTCCCTTCCGCTTTGAGGACTTCTGTGCTGCGCTGGTAGGCCAGGAGCAGTGCACCCTGATGGCAGAGACCCACACAGCCCTACTGAAGGCCATCCTGCGTGAGGAGGACACCTCCAACACCACGTTCGGTCCTGCTGACCTCAAGGACAGTGTCAACTCCACCCTCTACTTCATTGATGGTATGACGTGGCCCGAGGTGGTCCGTGCCTACTGCGAGAGCGACCAGGAGTACCACCATGTCCTGCCCTACCAGGAGGTGGAGGACTACCCCTACGGCCCTCTGGACAGTAAGATCAAGGTGCTGCAGTTCTTGGTGGATCAGTTCCTCACCACCAACATCGCCCGTGAGGAGTTAATGTCAGAGGGGGTGGTGCAGTATGATGACCACTGCAGGGTGTGCCACAGATTGGGGGACCTGCTGTGCTGTGAGACCTGCTCTGCCGTCTACCACCTGGAGTGTGTGAAGCCTCCTCTGGTAGAGGTGCCGGAGGACGAATGGCAGTGTGAGATCTGCGTGGCACACAAGGTGCCCGGGGTCACAGACTGTGTGACAGAGATGCAGAAGAGCAAACCCTACATCCGCCAGGAGCCCATCGGCTATGACCGCCACCGGAGGCAATACTGGTTCCTAAACCGAAGAATAATTGT TGAGGAAGACGGGGAGCATGATAAGAAGAAGATCTGGTACTACAGCACAAAGGTCCAGCTGGGAGAGCTGATAGAGTGTCTAGACAAGGAGTACTGGGAAAACGACCTGTGTGCCGTCCtcgaggagatgagagaggaggtgcACACTCACATGGACATCACTGAGGACCTCACCAACAAGGCCGCGGGCAACAACAAGGCCTTCCTCACGGCAGCCAACG ATGAGATCCTGGAGCGTGTGCAGGGCAGGCAGGAACGGCGAGCAGCGGAGCAGGCAGAGAAGGCCACTACAGACACCACCAAGATAGAGGAAGAGACCCCCACACACTGCTCTCAACTACCAGACCACAGAGGGCTCCAAGACCCCGAGTATAAAGAGGAGGCAAGCTCACAAG CAGCTGTAGCTCCCCCTGCTGGAGAAGAGAACACCACCGTCCACCCCCCTAAGCCTGGCTCGTCCACCCAGGACGGCACTCTCCCTAAACATGAACCCCCTAAGCCTGCTGAGGTGTCCTGCTCTGCCGCCTCTGAAAGTGGGGAGGCCTCCATGGAGCCTGAGCAGGAGAGGCCAG aggATAAGCCTGTAGACTCAGAGTCCCATGGAGAGGAGGACCCCTCTGCCCAGTGCCAGCCTACTCCTCCACCACCACACCCTGGAGACGAGAACAGCAACAGCAGCCACGTCTCAGCGCCTGGGGTCCTCAGGAGGCCTGAAGAGCCAAACCTCGCTGACAGGTCCTCTCAGTCCTCCATCACCAGCCAGGACGACACGG GTGAAGGCAAGGAGAGTGGGAATGGTGAGGGGTCAGCGTCTGGACAGACTAACAATCGCATAGTGACTCGTCTGCGTAACCCGGACAGCAAGCTGAGCCAGCAGAAGACCCAGGGAGATGGCAGCCCTACACCCAGGGACAGCAAGGAG ACATCTCCTCCCAGCTCTGAGAGTGAAGTGGCTCTTCTGGGTACTGTGAAGAAAGACTTGACGGTGAAGGGCAACCTGAACAACTTCTTCAAGCTGGGCCAGGAGGGCAAGTTCCGAGTCTACCACAACCAGTTCAGCACCAACACACTGGGCCTCAACAAGCACCAGCATCGTGAGGACCACGACAAGCGCCGCCACCTCTCCCATAAGTTCAGCCTAACCCCCGCCGGGGATTTCAAGTGGAACGGCTCCATCCACGGATCCAAGGTGCTGACCATCTCCACCCTGCGGCTCACCATCATCCAGCTGGAGACCAATGTCCCCGCCCCCTTCCTGCACCCAAACTGGGCCTCGCACAG GACAAACTGGATTAAAGCGGTGCAGATGTGCAGTAAGGCTCGGGAGTTTGCCTTGGCGCTGGCCATCATGGAGTGTGCCATCAAACCAGTGGTCATGCTGCCTGTCTGGAAAGATGCGCTTGGACACACCAG gcTCCATCGCATGACCTCCATGGAgcgggaggagaaagagaaggggaaaaagagagagaaaaaactggAGGATGAAGAGACTATGCAGCAGGCCACCTGGGTGAAGTACACCATCCCCATCAAACACCAG gTGTGGAAGCAGAAGGGGGAGGAGTACAGAGTAACTGGGTACGGGGGCTGGAGCTGGGTCAGTAAGACTCACGTCCATCGCTTTGTTCCCAGGCTACCAGGGAACACCAACGTCAACTACCGCAAAGTACTCGAAG CAGCTAAAACTGGCAAAGAAAATGCAACATCCTGCCCGAACAAACGAAAATGTTTGCCCAAAGCACCAACGAGCTCGGAAACCCAGGCAAAAGAAGAGTCTACTCCAATTACTGAAGAAAAAGACCAGGAGGAAACCTCCACCATGGAGCCATCTGGGAGCACTTCACCAGGAGAGGGGCAGACTCtgaaagagaaggaagagaaaaaGATCACAGAGAAGGTGGAGAAGAAAGATGATCAGGTGGAGGAGAAGACTGAGGACAAGATGGATGTTGACCCCAGTCCACCAGACACCTGTCTCAGTGAGGAAAAAG GTATAGTGGACAGCAAATGCCCCTCATCACTGACTGACCCTTCTGTGAAGGAGGAGCCCGGGGAGGAAGAAGCAACTAAGCAGGAGGACTCTGAGGCCAAGCCACCTGTCCGCCCCTTCAACTGGGATGTGGTGAACGTCAGCGAGGGCTTCCAGCTCCGTACGGCCTACAAGAAGAAGGTGAAGACGTCCAAGCTCGACGGGCTGCTGGAGCGCAGAGTGAAACAGTTCACCCTGGAGGAGAAGCAGAGGCTAGAGCGCCTCAAACAGCAGTCAGCCCTGGCCAAACACACAGTCTCCAAGGAGAACGTTAACACAGGGACTCCCACCACCATCAAGGCTTCTACAGCAGACAAGTTAGCAGTGACACCGTGCACAAGTCTGAAAGCTGAGAGACAAGCAGACTCAGTAGTTAAAGACACAATTGTTAAAAGGCTTGACTTTGACCAGGAGCAGCCAGTGAAATCCCAGCCTTCAGGAGAGACAGATAATCTGGACGTCAGATTAGGCTCCACCTGTAAACCCCAGGCAGCAGGAGCCACAGGCcccaacctcaacaccacagggTTGGCCAACCATGAGAGCAGCGTTCAGGGCAATGGTGGGGATGCGTTATCTCAAACAGAGCTGAATGGAGGCTCCCAGAAAAGCATAGACGTCAACAACAAAATCAATTTGACATCTGTAGAACCGGCTTTAGGTGCGGCCAAACCTCCCAGAGCAGAAGTGATGATCGCAGGAGAAAACGGTAGGAAGCATGGTTATGAGGAGACAGAGCAAGGTAatggacagagggagatagaaagCAAACCACATTTAGTGCAGGTGAATGGGAAAGCCGCTGTTGACACCAAGGCTCCTGTAGACTCAAAGATGCACTCAGACCTGGCCAAAAAAGTGGACACCAAGGTCATGCTCCAGACGTTAGAGGGTGAGATCAAAACACTGCCAGTGAAGGAACCTGTAAAATCCATTATGAACGGTACTCTCTCTCAGGACGGGTTAAAGGTCAACAACACTGTGTTAGCCACCAGCCTAGTATTGGAGGACGTAGAGAGAAAGGTTGTGGTGTCCGAGCCTGACTACTCCGTCACGTCGTCAATGTTAGGGCCGCCCACTGGTGTTCCCACGGTAAGCAACAGCGCCAAGTCTGAGCCAATGGAGATTGGGCAAACGGCATCCAATGAGATCACCCCATTTCCTATCCCCACTGCAGAGGAGTCCAGCTTGAGTAACAACACCACAGAGAACAGCAGTAGCAGTACTGAGGTGCTGAAGACCATCACCCAAGTtaccacaaccactactaccaccatgtcaacaGAGTCTCGCACGGTGCAGATAGCCAAGGTCTCCAGCAGCACGAAGCCTGCAGTGACGCCTGCTGCAGAGAGCAGTGCTGTATCCACCCTCACCACCATGACCAAGACCACCGTCACCAGGGTCTGCTCCCCGACCCTCGGGGCCGCCGTCTCCGAGGAGACCAAGACTGTTGTCACTGCGATGTTGACAGATGCCAAATCTGGCCCCTCAGGCTCTTCAGTCACCTCCATGACGGTCAGTAAGGAGTACTCCACCAGAGACTGTGTCCGGCTGCTAAAGTTCTCCCGCTCCAAGAAGACCCGCTCTGGCACGGCCCTCCCCTCTTACCGCAAGTTTGTCACCAAGAGTAGCAAGAAGAGCATATTTGTACTGCCTAATGATGACCTAAAGAAGCTGGCGAGGAGAGGGGGCATCAGAGAGGTACCCATCTTCAACTACAACGCCAAGCCAGCCCTGGACATCTGGCCCTATCCCTCCCCCAGACCCACCTTTGGAATCACGTGGAG ATACCGTCTCCAGACTGTGAAGTCTCTGGCGGGGGTCAGTCTGATGCTGCGGCTGCTCTGGGCTTGCCTGAGGTGGGATGACATGGCTGTCAAGCCCTCCCCTGCTGTAGGAACCACCCGCACAG AATCCTCGGAGACGGCGATCACCACAACAGAGATCATCAAGCGGCGAGATGTGGGGCCGCACGGCATCCGGTCTGAATACTGCATCAGGAAGATCATCTGCCCAATTGGCGTTACCGAAGCTCCCAAAG AAACTCCCACTCCCCAGAGGAAAGGCCTGCGCTCCAGCGCTCTGAGGCCAAAGAAGCCTGAACCGGCCAAGCAGACTGGACCCATCATCTTAGAGACGTGGGTGGCCGAGGAGGAGCTGGAGATCTGGGAGATCAGAGCCTTTTCAGAAAG ggtagagagagagaaggcccagGCTGCAGACCAGGCTAAGGTTAGTAGAACGCTGAAGACAGCAGAGGAGGCCAAGGCCCAATTGGAGGCTCAGCTAAAGCACCAGAGATTGGCTGCTCAGCAG AAACGGTTGGAGCAACAGAAGCCTGGTGccaccacctccacccccaccagCACCCCTACAACCTCAGCTTCTGGCACTCCGGCATCCCTGACCAGCCAGGTCACCCCGGGGACTAAACTGGTCCTGGCCACCAAGCTGGGGACACCTGTCACATTCCAGCAGAACAAGAACTTCCATCAATCATTTACTTCCTGGGTCAAGCAGGGCCAGGGTAGTCCAG CCTCCACTTGCTCACGGGCCACCGTGGCCAAcagcatggtcaccacctctgGACAAACGTTCCAGATCTCTGCCAGCCCGGTGACCATGGCTGGCCAGGTCATCACCGCCAAGCTACCCATTCCGGCCAACAGCAAGATTGTTACGGTCAACATGCCAACCACACAAGGAG GTATGGTGCAAGTCCAGCAGAATGTCCTGGGCATTATTCCATCCAGTACCCCAGGCAACCAGCGGACCTACTCCTCATTCCAGAACCGCAACGCCACCATCAACATCAGACCCAACACCTCCACCTCAACCACCACTCAGCCG GCCATTGCCACCGGAGTCCAGATCCGTCCGGGCATGACGGTGATCCGATCGCCCCTGCAGCAGGGCACCACTATGGGCAAAACCATCATCAGAACCCCCTTGATGATGCAACAAGGTATTCTACCAGCCa GCCAGCAGCAGGTGGTGACTCAGATCATCCGGGGCCAACCTGTCTCCACAGCAGTTTCCAGTGCCAGCCCTGTGCAGACCAGTGCAGGCCAGAGGATGCTGGGTGCCGCCCCGTCCCCCCGTCCTGTCACCCCTGCCCCCGGGCAGTCCCCATCACCATCCACCCCCCAAGGCGGCCGACCACAGCAGGGCCAGGTCAAACTCACCCTGGCCCAGCTCACCCAGCTAACGCAGGGGGCACAG GGAGGGAACCAGGGTCTCACAGTAGTAatccagggacagggacagactaCAGGCCAGCTGCAGGTCATCCCCCAGGGGGTGACAGTCATCCCAGGCCCTGGGCAGCAGCTCATGCAGGCTGCCATGCCCAACGGCCAGGTGCAGCGCTTCCTCTTCACCCCAGGGGCAACAGCCCCTgtccccaaccccaccaccacggcCAGTGCTGCTGTCACCCCCGTCACAGCCACCACAACAACACCCTCAGGGCCAG CGCTGTCTCAGCTTCCAGTTCAGACTCCCGTTACCTCTCAAGCACCGGCACCACCAGTCCAGCCCCCTCAACAGGCTATCGCTCGTGTCCAGCCCCCTCAACAGGCTATCGCTCGTGTCCAGCCCCCTCAACAGGCTATCGCTCGTGTCCAGCCCCCTCAACAGGCTATCGCTCGTGTCCAGCCCCCTCAACAGGCTATCGCTCGTGTCCAGCCCCCTCAACAGGCTAGCGCTCGTGTCCAGCCCCCTCAACAGGCTATCGCTTGTGTCCAGCCCCCTCAACAGGCTATCGCTTGTGTCCAGCCCCCTCAACAGGCTATCGCTCGTGTCGAGCCCCCTCAACAGGCTATCGCTCGTGTCGAGCCCCCTCAACAGGCTATCGCTCGTGTCGAGCCCCCTCAACAGACTATCGCTCCAGTCCAGCCCCCTCAACAGGCTATCGCTCCAGTCCAGCCTCCTCAACAGGCTATCACTCCAGTCCAGCCCCCTGCCCTCGTTCCTGCCCCCCCTCCAGTGTCCACATATCAGACTCAACCCCCTCAGGCTCAAGTCCACATCCCCCTCCAGTCCCCCACTGCCTTACCCATCCAGCAGATAGCCCAGATCCCAACCTCTCCACAACCGGTCCATATGAAGACTCTCTCGGTCTCCCCCTCCGTCACCCAGGCCACAGTGAGGCCCATCCAGGCCCATGCTCAACTCCAGCCCCAGGTTACGGCTCAGATCAGGCCCCAGCAGCAGCTGCAGCTCCACCACCAACCCCAGCTGATCACAGTGCCGGGGCTGCAGCAGCAGGTCCAGGTGCTGGGCACCATCCAGACCCACGTGGCGGCCCAGCTCCAGGCCCAGCAGGGTGGGGCGTTGCCCCAGCAGATCAAGCTGCAGCTGCCTATTCAGATCCAGCAGGCAGGAGGCCAGGTGCAGGCCCACCAGATTCAGAACGTGGTGACCATCCAGACAGCCAGCATGCAGGACCACCTGCAGAGGATCCAGCAgctcagagagcagcagcagaagaagaagcagcaggAGGCCAAAAGGGAGCAGAGCCTGCAGGCCTCCAGCCCCAGCGACATCATCCAGAAACAGGTGGTGATGaagcagaatgctgtgatagaaAATCTGAAACAGAGGAAGACCATGACTCCAGCAGAGCGGGAGGAGAACCAGAG AATAATCGTCTGCAACCAGGTGATGAAGTTCATCCTGGACAAGATCGACAAGGACGAGAAGCAGGCGGCtaagaagaggaagaaggaggagtcTGTGGAGCAGAAACGCAGCAAGCAGAATGCCACCAAGCTCTCGGCTCTGCTCTTCAAGCACAAAGAGCAGCTCAAGGCTGAGATCCTGAAGAAGAGGGCTCTACTGGACAAGGAGCTGCAGCTGGAGGTTCAG gaggaGCTGAGGAGGGACATCAGCAGGctgaggaaggagaaggagaaggccCAAGCTGCAGCCTCTCAGGCAGCCGCTGCCGCAGCCCAGGTagcctcatccctctcccccaccaTGGCCTCGCCCTCCTCCGCCCACAAACGCAAGAGGGACGACGAAAGGGACACGTCCTCCGCCAAGCctaagaagaagaagatgatATCCACTACCTCAAAGGATCACAAGAAGGAAGTCAAGctgtactgtgtctgtaaaacGCCCTATGACGAGGCCAA GTTCTACATTGGGTGCGACCTGTGCTCCAACTGGTTCCACGGTGCGTGTGTGGGCATCACGGAGAAGGAGGCCAAGAAGATGGACGACTACGTCTGTAATGGCTGCAAGCAGGGCCAGGACTCACAGGACTCAGAGGGCACCACGGAGGAGCTGTACTGCATCTGCCGGACACCATATGATGAAACACA GTTTTACATTGGCTGCGACCGTTGCCAGAACTGGTACCACGGGCGCTGTGTGGGCATTCTGCAGAGTGAGGCCACCCACATAGACGAGTACGTGTGCCCGCAGTGTCAATCCACGGAGGACGCCATGACCGTCCTCACACCGTTAACCGACAAGGACTACGAGGGTTTAAGAAGAATCCTGCGCTCCTTACAG GCTCACAAAATGGCGTGGCCGTTCCTTGAACCAGTAGATCCCAACGATGCTCCTGATTATTATGGCGTTATAAAGGAACCGATGG ACCTCTCCACAATGGAAGACAAATTACAGAAACGGTATTACAACAAGCTCACTGAGTTTGTGGCGGACATGACCAAAGTCTTTGACAACTGCCGCTACTACAACCCCAACGACTCCCCCTTCTTTCAGTGTGCCGAAGTTCTGGAGTCATTCTTTGTACAGAAGCTCAAAGGTTTCAAAGCTAGCAG GTCTCATAACAACAAACTACAGACTTCGACCTCTTAG